A single Vigna radiata var. radiata cultivar VC1973A chromosome 8, Vradiata_ver6, whole genome shotgun sequence DNA region contains:
- the LOC106771890 gene encoding uncharacterized protein LOC106771890, giving the protein MGDIDSDCKKRVRDDSVLESPETKRLRDDLLEFFDDADDAPSTQDLDSVMKSLQEEISGVTSGSGESQAQIGYLLEASDDELGLPPAGSSSVPEKKNEENELIRVASDSSGIGELWEFEDHISRYDSFDLGMGFGYECDTATEYAAFEKLFDHSDVYYDSAEFCDTWRHETLPTQ; this is encoded by the coding sequence ATGGGTGACATCGATTCCGATTGCAAGAAGCGTGTCCGAGATGACTCGGTTCTGGAATCGCCCGAGACTAAGCGACTCAGGGACGATTTACTCGAGTTCTTCGACGACGCCGACGATGCTCCTTCCACACAGGACCTTGACTCCGTCATGAAGAGTCTGCAGGAGGAGATCTCTGGCGTGACGTCAGGTTCCGGCGAGTCTCAGGCGCAGATCGGGTACCTCCTGGAGGCTTCCGACGACGAGCTAGGGCTTCCTCCAGCCGGAAGCTCGTCGGTGCCGGAGAAGAAAAACGAGGAGAATGAGTTGATCCGAGTGGCGTCTGACTCGTCCGGAATCGGGGAGTTGTGGGAGTTTGAGGACCATATTTCAAGATACGATTCGTTTGATTTGGGAATGGGATTCGGTTACGAGTGCGATACTGCTACCGAATACGCTGCGTTTGAGAAACTTTTCGATCACTCGGATGTGTATTATGATTCCGCCGAATTTTGTGATACATGGCGGCATGAGACGTTGCCCACACaatag
- the LOC106771889 gene encoding ubiquitin receptor RAD23d-like produces MKVFVKTLKGTHFEIEVQPQDTVSEVKKSIETVQGADVYPAAQQMLIHQGKVLKDATTLEENNVAENSFIVIMLSKSKSPSGEGSTTSTAPSTKTPQTSAPPTSTAPVSTVPQAPATAEAPPATVTAPVSSAPAPASISSGTPVEGFDIYGQAASNLVAGSNLEGTIQQIIDMGGGSWDRDTVVRALRAAYNNPERAVEYLYSGIPEQAEAPLVARAPAGAQPANPTAAAAPQTAQPAPITSTGPNANPLDLFPQGLPNVGSGAAGAGSLDFLRNSQQFQALRAMVQANPQILQPMLQELGKQNPHLMRLIRDHQADFLRLINEPVEGGEGNILGQLAGGMPQAVTVTPEERQAIERLEAMGFDRAIVLEVYFACNKNEELAANYLLDHMHEFDEQ; encoded by the exons ATGAAGGTTTTCGTGAAGACTCTCAAAGGCACTCACTTCGAAATCGAAGTGCAGCCGCAGGACACG GTTTCTGAAGTGAAGAAAAGTATTGAAACTGTTCAGGGTGCAGATGTGTATCCTGCTGCACAGCAAATGCTAATTCACCAAGGGAAAGTTCTGAAGGATGCTACTACCTTAGAGGAGAATAACGTAGCTGAAAATAGTTTCATTGTAATTATGCTATCAAAG AGTAAGAGCCCATCTGGTGAAGGTTCTACTACTTCAACTGCACCATCGACCAAG ACACCACAGACTAGTGCACCTCCTACTTCAACAGCGCCAGTGTCAACAGTTCCCCAAGCTCCAGCTACAGCTGAGGCACC GCCAGCAACTGTTACTGCACCTGTATCTTCAGCGCCTGCTCCTGCATCTATTTCTTCAGGAACTCCTGT GGAGGGGTTTGATATCTATGGGCAGGCGGCATCCAATCTTGTTGCTGGAAGCAATTTGGAGGGGACAATTCAGCAAATTATTGACATGGGTGGAGGGAGCTGGGATAGGGATACTGTTGTCCGTGCTCTTCGAGCTGCCTATAACAACCCTGAGAGAGCTGTTGAATATTTGTATTCA GGTATCCCTGAGCAAGCTGAAGCTCCTCTTGTAGCCAGAGCGCCTGCAGGTGCTCAACCTGCAAATCCTACTGCCGCTGCTGCTCCACAAACAGCACAACCTGCTCCTATTACCTCAACTGGACCTAATGCTAATCCCTTAGACCTTTTTCCGCAG GGCCTTCCCAATGTGGGTTCTGGTGCTGCTGGTGCTGGCTCATTGGATTTCCTACGCAACAGTCAACAA TTCCAAGCCTTGCGGGCTATGGTGCAGGCTAATCCACAAATATTGCAG CCTATGCTACAGGAACTCGGCAAACAAAATCCTCATCTTATGAGGTTGATTCGAGATCATCAAGCTGATTTCCTTCGCCTGATAAATGAACCTGTGGAAGGTGGCGAAGG GAATATATTGGGGCAGCTGGCCGGTGGCATGCCTCAAGCAGTGACTGTCACTCCTGAGGAGCGCCAAGCTATTGAACGT CTTGAAGCAATGGGTTTTGATCGTGCGATCGTATTGGAGGTGTACTTCGCGTGTAACAAAAATGAGGAATTGGCTGCCAACTACCTTTTAGATCACATGCACGAGTTCGATGAACAATAG